A part of Prinia subflava isolate CZ2003 ecotype Zambia unplaced genomic scaffold, Cam_Psub_1.2 scaffold_98_NEW, whole genome shotgun sequence genomic DNA contains:
- the LOC134546496 gene encoding feather keratin Cos2-2-like, producing the protein MSCCKPCDPCCQPCGPCPLASSCNECCVRQCQSSHVVIEPPAVLVTLPGPILSSFPQNTAVGSSTSAAVGNILSCGGVPISSGSFDISCITNCYGGSRCRPC; encoded by the coding sequence ATGTCCTGCTGCAAGCCCTGTGAcccttgctgccagccctgcggcccctgcccgctggccagcagctgcaatgagtgctgtgtcaggcagtgccagagctcccaCGTCGTCATTGAGCcgcctgctgtgctggtgaccctgcccggccccatcctcagctccttcccacagaacactgccgtgggatcctccacctctgctgctgttggcaacatcctcagctgtggaggagtgcccatcagctctggcagctttgaCATCTCCTGCATCACCAACTGCTACGGTGGCAGCAGATGCCGGCCCTGCTAA